One genomic region from Rothia dentocariosa ATCC 17931 encodes:
- a CDS encoding alpha-1,2-fucosyltransferase gives MNRRSESEDKTRLTELEGMRPPHVEAYFRVMGFLRPGIARVLDTVRHSREKVYIAPPFSRGGNWLYLLAAVDADRRADAGDFSYMLNTAGLEPWLTEFPALQELMMDPKDFKFLHRRYSGLDTNVEDSFAPGSLEIFARERLLSSEHFRQRILTVGNIVGSNTVVLSIRRGDYYSVPAIRQRYGIDTVAYVREALDQVLKRMSPSNFVVTSDDPQWCRENLSFLEDIAPVLYDKTGEGMFADLAVLAKARWLILTNTTFGYWGAYMAQADHPVEVYVPNAHEYDAKTRQPIVVPGTVRPHPHFSRWHAVKPPHGGTWLLPEEGDIA, from the coding sequence GTGAATCGTCGTTCTGAGTCTGAAGATAAAACCCGGTTAACAGAACTTGAGGGTATGCGCCCACCGCATGTTGAAGCTTATTTTCGTGTGATGGGGTTTTTACGCCCCGGTATTGCACGGGTTTTGGATACAGTTCGCCACTCTCGCGAGAAAGTGTATATTGCCCCTCCTTTTTCTCGCGGCGGTAATTGGCTTTATCTGTTGGCGGCCGTTGATGCTGACCGTCGCGCCGATGCCGGGGATTTTTCATATATGCTCAATACTGCCGGTTTAGAACCTTGGCTTACAGAATTTCCTGCTTTGCAGGAACTCATGATGGATCCGAAAGATTTTAAGTTTTTACACCGGCGTTATTCTGGTCTTGATACCAATGTAGAAGATAGTTTTGCGCCCGGTTCTCTTGAAATTTTTGCCCGTGAACGATTACTTTCTTCTGAGCATTTTAGGCAGCGCATTCTTACAGTAGGCAATATTGTAGGAAGTAACACGGTGGTGCTCAGTATTCGGCGCGGTGATTATTATTCTGTTCCCGCAATTCGGCAGCGTTACGGTATTGATACCGTAGCCTATGTACGTGAGGCCCTGGATCAGGTGCTTAAGCGTATGAGCCCCAGCAATTTCGTGGTCACGAGTGATGACCCGCAGTGGTGCCGCGAAAACCTGAGTTTTCTCGAAGATATTGCCCCGGTGCTCTACGATAAGACCGGCGAGGGTATGTTCGCGGATTTAGCGGTTCTTGCGAAGGCACGCTGGCTCATTCTTACAAACACCACGTTCGGGTACTGGGGCGCTTATATGGCGCAGGCGGATCACCCCGTTGAGGTGTACGTACCGAATGCCCACGAGTACGATGCGAAAACCCGCCAGCCTATTGTGGTGCCCGGAACTGTGCGTCCCCATCCGCATTT
- a CDS encoding glycosyltransferase family 2 protein, translated as MTSSAETISAIIPFYGEPAPVLNLIASLRAQRGITPENLEIIVSDDRSPIPFPDTEGVSIVRRERNGGFGSAVNSGAARARGDWLIILNSDLELGENFISSMLTALAAYPQVLASPQVVGHDGKHQWVARKFPTVGHIAWEWFTPLARFKPTRLWHRGAGHDISACTAVRPHGTDWVMGACMMVPRTVYERVQGMDERFYMNSEEVDFQRRLAEIGVPRILVPEVTVTHEGGASSPSARRRQWLTTARFIYAEKWGFEKNLRRALTLTSYANYGFNLVRSLRNHRVNPREILNHELELIRRGTRHEN; from the coding sequence GTGACTTCGTCAGCAGAAACTATCTCCGCCATTATTCCCTTTTATGGCGAACCTGCTCCCGTGCTGAATTTAATTGCCAGCCTGCGCGCGCAGCGGGGAATAACCCCCGAAAATCTTGAGATTATCGTTTCTGATGACCGCTCACCCATACCCTTTCCCGACACCGAAGGCGTGAGCATCGTGCGCCGCGAGCGCAACGGTGGGTTCGGCAGCGCCGTAAACTCAGGGGCTGCACGCGCACGTGGAGACTGGCTGATAATCCTCAACAGCGACCTTGAACTCGGCGAAAACTTCATCAGCTCAATGCTCACGGCGCTCGCCGCCTATCCGCAGGTGCTCGCCAGCCCCCAAGTAGTCGGTCACGACGGAAAACACCAGTGGGTAGCCCGCAAATTCCCCACCGTGGGGCATATCGCGTGGGAATGGTTCACACCCCTGGCACGCTTCAAGCCTACACGCCTGTGGCATCGCGGGGCAGGGCACGATATAAGTGCCTGCACCGCCGTGAGGCCCCACGGAACAGACTGGGTTATGGGCGCTTGCATGATGGTACCCCGCACGGTATACGAACGGGTACAAGGGATGGACGAGCGCTTCTACATGAACAGCGAAGAAGTAGACTTCCAACGCCGCCTAGCCGAGATTGGGGTGCCGCGCATCCTAGTGCCCGAGGTGACGGTCACCCACGAAGGAGGCGCATCCAGCCCCTCAGCCCGGCGCCGCCAATGGCTTACCACCGCACGGTTTATCTACGCCGAAAAATGGGGTTTCGAGAAGAACCTGCGCCGCGCCCTAACCCTCACCAGCTACGCTAACTACGGTTTCAACCTGGTGCGGTCCCTGCGAAACCACCGAGTGAACCCGCGCGAGATTCTGAACCACGAACTAGAGCTGATCCGGCGGGGAACGCGGCACGAAAACTAG
- a CDS encoding CgeB family protein: MRAPTILLVSPAFHGYWKAIEASLNVAGYEVRTHIYDAPGTVADRIRNKLAHELPEKYRPASAAAQATARAIAAFDEYRPDIVLVIKGDLLGDTWWQKLEESGVRYGTWLYDELRRMSYTLEDLPRLGALASYSPQDAEYLRSLGYAVLDMPNAYDSHCTIAPVTEDAISFVGANYPNREHTLRALHEAGIPVRAYGRDWSRHPWDIARTRRFKGAGIPAHRDIDRSAAYGVMASSPATLNIHHNQDGFTMRTFEAPGVGALHLIDRADVARYYEPGREVLVYESTEELIDLCARIFREPRWAHTIREAGQRRTLAEHTFDDRVKILEKLWA; encoded by the coding sequence ATGAGAGCCCCCACGATTCTGCTGGTTTCGCCAGCGTTCCACGGGTATTGGAAGGCTATTGAGGCTTCGCTAAATGTTGCCGGATACGAGGTTCGCACCCATATTTACGATGCTCCCGGCACAGTTGCCGACCGTATCCGCAATAAACTCGCGCACGAACTGCCCGAAAAATATCGGCCCGCATCCGCCGCAGCCCAGGCGACCGCTCGTGCTATCGCCGCGTTTGATGAGTATCGCCCCGATATTGTGCTCGTCATCAAAGGGGACCTGCTGGGGGATACCTGGTGGCAAAAACTTGAAGAATCCGGGGTGCGCTACGGAACCTGGCTCTACGACGAGCTGCGCCGCATGTCATACACTCTGGAAGATTTACCGCGCCTTGGAGCGCTCGCAAGCTATAGCCCGCAGGATGCCGAATACCTGCGCTCCCTAGGGTACGCCGTCTTGGATATGCCCAACGCCTATGATTCGCACTGCACGATTGCGCCGGTTACCGAAGACGCCATTAGTTTCGTCGGGGCGAATTACCCCAACCGTGAGCATACGCTGCGTGCCCTGCACGAGGCGGGGATACCCGTGCGCGCTTACGGGCGAGACTGGTCGCGCCACCCCTGGGATATAGCCCGAACCCGCAGATTCAAGGGCGCCGGAATTCCCGCACACCGCGATATTGACCGATCCGCCGCCTACGGGGTCATGGCATCATCACCGGCGACCCTGAATATCCACCACAACCAAGACGGCTTCACGATGCGCACCTTCGAAGCCCCCGGCGTAGGCGCACTTCACCTGATCGACCGGGCCGATGTGGCGCGCTACTACGAACCCGGGCGCGAAGTACTGGTCTACGAGAGTACCGAAGAGCTTATTGACCTGTGCGCCCGCATCTTCCGTGAACCCCGCTGGGCGCATACAATCCGTGAGGCCGGGCAGCGACGCACCCTCGCCGAGCATACCTTCGATGATCGCGTCAAAATTTTGGAGAAACTATGGGCCTAA